A region from the Pseudonocardia petroleophila genome encodes:
- a CDS encoding heme lyase CcmF/NrfE family subunit: MTTLFSTTTLVPGAGWAGAMLGLAGSIVLGVLGLRAQRHPDAVRHRQLQAAVWCMLGGAVLAMAALEVALLTDNFAVSYVAETHSRATPLLFTITSAWAALDGSLVLWALVLTGYTAVVARGVPDTSDRLGTGALGLLGLVAAFFFAMILLAANPFEILANPPADGPGPNPILADNFLIALHPPMLYLGYVGFTVPFAFAMSALLVREGGVDWLRRTRRANLVAWSFLTGGLVLGGWWSYEVLGWGGYWAWDPVENAALIPWLVATAFIHSSVVQVRRGMLQAWNFVLVLATFALTILGTFLTRSSVVVSVHSFSQSPIGPALLAFFGVVVVFGFTLIVLRAERVASLSRPESLASREGMFLVNNLLLSLFAFVVLLGTTYPILVEALTGQQVSVGRPFFDRMAVPLGFALLLAMGVGPVTPYRQATMAVLWERLRFPLLAAAAASAVVVAVGVRSPGVVGIVGIAAGIAASTVRQLLVTAPVRTPAGLLRLVRGQRGYWGGQLAHLGVALTAVVIAVSGGLAERATITLDRGESVEFAGYSVTFEVSEQHQQPDRLVTDAHIVLRSGGEVVRVAEPRLNSFPGRPQAVGNPSVWSTPAQDIYVALGALSPEQVTLNLFRYPFMVWLWVAGALVAAGGFWALGGRRRRPDPALESREEPRSEVGSGV; encoded by the coding sequence GTGACGACGCTGTTCTCGACGACGACGCTGGTCCCGGGGGCCGGGTGGGCGGGCGCGATGCTCGGCCTCGCCGGCTCGATCGTGCTCGGCGTGCTCGGCCTGCGCGCCCAGCGGCACCCCGACGCCGTACGCCACCGGCAGCTGCAGGCCGCCGTGTGGTGCATGCTCGGCGGCGCGGTGCTCGCCATGGCCGCGCTCGAGGTGGCCCTGTTGACCGACAACTTCGCGGTGTCCTACGTGGCCGAGACCCACTCCCGGGCCACCCCGCTGCTGTTCACCATCACCAGCGCCTGGGCCGCGCTGGACGGCAGCCTGGTGCTGTGGGCGCTGGTGCTCACCGGCTACACCGCGGTGGTCGCGCGCGGGGTCCCGGACACCTCCGACCGCCTCGGCACCGGCGCGCTGGGCCTGCTGGGTCTGGTCGCGGCGTTCTTTTTCGCGATGATCCTGCTGGCCGCGAACCCGTTCGAGATCCTCGCGAACCCGCCCGCGGACGGGCCCGGGCCCAACCCGATCCTGGCCGATAACTTCCTCATCGCCCTGCACCCACCGATGCTCTACCTCGGCTACGTCGGGTTCACGGTGCCGTTCGCGTTCGCGATGTCGGCACTGCTGGTGCGCGAGGGCGGCGTCGACTGGCTGCGCCGGACCCGGCGGGCCAACCTGGTGGCCTGGAGCTTCCTCACCGGCGGGCTGGTGCTCGGGGGCTGGTGGTCCTACGAGGTACTCGGGTGGGGCGGGTACTGGGCGTGGGACCCGGTGGAGAACGCCGCATTGATCCCGTGGCTGGTAGCCACCGCGTTCATCCACTCCTCGGTGGTCCAGGTCCGGCGCGGGATGTTGCAGGCCTGGAACTTCGTACTGGTGCTCGCCACGTTCGCGCTGACCATCCTGGGCACCTTCCTCACCCGCTCGTCGGTCGTGGTGTCGGTACACAGCTTCAGCCAGTCCCCGATCGGACCGGCGCTGCTGGCGTTCTTCGGCGTCGTCGTCGTCTTCGGGTTTACCCTGATCGTGCTGCGCGCCGAGCGCGTCGCGTCGTTGTCGCGGCCGGAGTCGCTGGCCAGCCGCGAAGGCATGTTCCTGGTCAACAACCTGCTGCTGAGCCTGTTCGCCTTCGTCGTGCTGCTCGGTACCACCTACCCGATCCTCGTCGAGGCCCTGACCGGGCAGCAGGTGTCGGTCGGGCGGCCGTTCTTCGACCGGATGGCGGTGCCGTTGGGTTTCGCGCTGCTGCTCGCGATGGGTGTCGGCCCGGTCACCCCGTACCGGCAGGCGACCATGGCGGTGCTGTGGGAGCGGCTGCGGTTCCCGCTGCTGGCCGCGGCGGCGGCGTCGGCGGTCGTCGTGGCTGTCGGCGTCCGTTCCCCCGGGGTGGTCGGGATCGTCGGTATCGCCGCCGGGATCGCCGCGTCCACGGTGCGTCAGCTGCTGGTCACCGCACCCGTGCGGACCCCGGCCGGGTTGCTGCGGTTGGTCCGCGGGCAGCGCGGCTACTGGGGCGGGCAGCTGGCGCACCTGGGGGTCGCGCTGACGGCCGTGGTGATCGCGGTGTCCGGCGGGCTCGCCGAACGCGCGACGATCACCTTGGACCGCGGCGAGTCCGTCGAGTTCGCCGGGTACTCGGTGACCTTCGAGGTCAGCGAGCAACATCAGCAGCCCGACCGGTTGGTCACCGACGCGCACATCGTGCTGCGTTCGGGGGGCGAGGTGGTCCGGGTCGCGGAACCGCGACTCAACTCCTTCCCCGGGCGGCCCCAGGCCGTCGGCAACCCGTCGGTCTGGTCCACCCCGGCGCAGGACATCTACGTCGCGCTCGGCGCGCTGAGTCCCGAGCAGGTGACGCTCAACCTGTTCCGCTACCCGTTCATGGTGTGGCTGTGGGTCGCCGGCGCGCTGGTCGCGGCCGGTGGCTTCTGGGCCCTCGGCGGGCGGCGACGCCGTCCCGACCCGGCGCTGGAGTCGCGCGAGGAGCCCCGGTCGGAGGTGGGCAGCGGTGTCTGA
- a CDS encoding cytochrome c-type biogenesis protein, producing MSDPGARTRTSVVLAVLIFALFTVTVVALLTSARPAPDRAQDLAESLRCPVCQSVSIADSPSEQAVAMRQVVAEQVAQGRSDEEIVAFFRARYGDWVLLDPPTRGVTLALWLVPPVAAVLGAVLVAARARARPHAGAGLDLYEPDRARVDAAVTRARLATTQREDQP from the coding sequence GTGTCTGACCCGGGAGCGCGCACCCGCACGTCCGTCGTCCTCGCCGTCCTGATCTTCGCGCTGTTCACGGTCACGGTGGTCGCGTTGCTCACCTCGGCCCGGCCGGCACCCGACCGGGCCCAGGATCTGGCGGAGAGCCTGCGGTGCCCGGTCTGTCAAAGTGTGTCGATCGCCGACTCCCCCTCGGAGCAGGCGGTCGCTATGCGGCAGGTCGTCGCCGAGCAGGTGGCGCAGGGCCGCAGTGACGAGGAGATCGTCGCGTTCTTCCGGGCCCGCTACGGCGACTGGGTACTGCTCGACCCGCCGACGCGGGGCGTCACGCTCGCGCTGTGGCTGGTGCCGCCGGTCGCCGCGGTGCTGGGCGCGGTGCTGGTGGCGGCGCGGGCCCGCGCACGTCCGCACGCCGGCGCCGGGCTTGACCTGTACGAGCCGGACCGGGCCCGCGTCGATGCCGCGGTGACCCGTGCCCGCCTGGCGACCACCCAGCGGGAGGACCAGCCGTGA
- a CDS encoding tetratricopeptide repeat protein, translating to MSIREPQLRQLADQAVRDIVELDEQVAAGEITDADARPLRRRYEGTAARALSALDARTPVPGQDELEPARPLRPHGWVLVYAIVGVVAVLVTLVLLPASVIDRPVGGFVTGNEIGTDVGRDSGAAPPLDPSTPVTDEQLEEVVAANPDVVGMRLALADRYVGQGDYAAAMRHYLDALRREPDNAAGLARLGWLLFQIDQPDDALASVQQALAIDPNLDEALWYRANIQLDGLDDPAGALTTLLVLKGRTLDPEIAAQVDELTAEAERRAAGTG from the coding sequence GTGAGTATCCGTGAGCCGCAGCTACGCCAGCTGGCCGACCAGGCCGTGCGCGACATCGTGGAGCTCGACGAGCAGGTCGCCGCGGGCGAGATCACCGACGCCGATGCGCGACCGCTGCGCCGGCGCTACGAGGGGACCGCGGCCCGCGCCCTGTCCGCTCTGGACGCCCGGACGCCGGTGCCCGGCCAGGACGAGCTGGAGCCCGCTCGGCCGTTACGCCCGCACGGGTGGGTGCTCGTCTATGCGATCGTCGGCGTCGTCGCCGTCCTGGTGACCCTCGTCCTGCTGCCCGCGTCGGTGATCGACCGCCCGGTGGGCGGGTTCGTCACCGGCAACGAGATCGGTACCGACGTCGGCCGCGACAGCGGCGCGGCACCGCCGCTGGACCCGAGCACGCCCGTCACCGACGAGCAGCTGGAGGAGGTCGTCGCGGCCAACCCCGACGTCGTGGGGATGCGGCTGGCGCTGGCCGACCGCTACGTCGGGCAGGGTGACTACGCGGCCGCGATGCGCCACTACCTCGACGCGCTGCGCCGCGAACCCGATAATGCCGCCGGGCTCGCCCGGCTCGGCTGGCTGCTGTTCCAGATCGACCAGCCCGACGACGCGCTGGCCTCTGTGCAGCAGGCCCTGGCCATCGACCCGAACCTCGACGAGGCCCTCTGGTACCGCGCCAACATCCAGCTCGACGGTCTCGACGACCCGGCGGGTGCGCTGACCACGCTGCTCGTGCTCAAGGGCCGCACGCTCGATCCCGAGATCGCCGCGCAGGTCGATGAGCTCACCGCGGAGGCCGAGCGACGGGCGGCGGGCACTGGATGA
- a CDS encoding TlpA family protein disulfide reductase produces the protein MSEPIGTDDLLAPAPSRRRRLFRVAAVLVALVAIGIGAVFGSQLGTDPTLVDSPLIGRPAPELSLPLLDSPGELALAELRGQVVVVNFWASWCVACREEHAALVGAAEQFRDAGVVFVGIDYQDTISGATGFLDELGRGGDNYRYVTDTGSRAALEFGLFGVPETFVIDRGGTIVSKITGATTLPLLAGALDAVLAGRRPGTQSGGPVQPAPGAPLVGGG, from the coding sequence ATGAGCGAGCCGATCGGCACCGACGACCTGCTGGCCCCGGCCCCGTCCCGGCGGCGGCGCCTGTTCCGCGTCGCCGCCGTGCTGGTGGCACTGGTGGCGATCGGCATCGGCGCGGTGTTCGGCTCGCAGCTCGGCACCGACCCCACGCTCGTCGATAGCCCGCTGATCGGCCGCCCCGCGCCCGAGCTGAGCCTTCCCCTGCTGGATAGCCCGGGCGAGCTGGCGCTGGCGGAGCTGCGCGGGCAGGTCGTCGTCGTCAACTTCTGGGCGTCGTGGTGCGTGGCCTGCCGGGAGGAACACGCCGCCCTGGTCGGGGCGGCCGAACAGTTCCGCGACGCCGGGGTCGTCTTCGTCGGCATCGACTATCAGGACACCATCTCGGGCGCGACCGGGTTCCTCGACGAGCTGGGCCGCGGCGGCGACAACTACCGCTACGTCACCGACACCGGCTCCCGGGCGGCGCTGGAGTTCGGCCTGTTCGGTGTGCCCGAGACGTTCGTCATCGACCGCGGCGGCACGATCGTCTCCAAGATCACCGGAGCGACCACCCTCCCGTTGCTGGCCGGGGCGCTGGACGCGGTGCTCGCCGGCCGTCGGCCCGGCACCCAGTCCGGTGGTCCGGTCCAACCCGCCCCGGGTGCGCCGTTGGTCGGGGGCGGCTGA
- a CDS encoding TlpA family protein disulfide reductase, whose product MRPLLRSAELRTTLVVVVLAVAGVFALWPRPDAQPAGSATPWSVDGAGTMAAPAGPEVDALRAAADLRPCPTPQPGTPQPGTPQPGTPQPGTPQPGTPQPGTLQSAGLLAGIVVPCLGGPGEVDLAAALAGRPALLNVWASWCGPCRAEIPALDAYANRPDAIPVVGIDVRDDAGAALSLLDELGARYPSVVDTDGELWAALEVPLAIPTSYVLRADGSLRRVDPVVLRTPDEVAQAVRSNLAAP is encoded by the coding sequence ATGCGCCCGCTGCTGCGGTCCGCGGAGCTGCGCACGACGCTCGTCGTCGTGGTGCTGGCCGTGGCGGGGGTGTTCGCGCTGTGGCCCCGGCCCGATGCGCAGCCCGCCGGCTCGGCCACTCCGTGGTCGGTGGACGGCGCGGGGACGATGGCCGCTCCCGCCGGACCCGAGGTCGACGCGCTACGGGCCGCCGCGGACCTGCGACCCTGCCCCACCCCGCAGCCCGGCACGCCGCAGCCCGGTACGCCGCAGCCCGGTACGCCGCAGCCCGGTACGCCGCAGCCCGGTACGCCGCAGCCCGGTACGCTGCAGTCCGCCGGGCTGCTGGCCGGCATCGTCGTGCCCTGCCTGGGCGGTCCGGGCGAGGTCGATCTGGCCGCCGCGCTGGCCGGGCGGCCCGCGCTGCTTAACGTGTGGGCGTCGTGGTGTGGGCCGTGCCGCGCGGAGATCCCGGCCCTGGACGCCTACGCGAACCGTCCCGACGCGATACCCGTCGTCGGCATCGACGTCCGCGACGACGCCGGGGCGGCATTGAGCCTGCTCGACGAGCTCGGTGCCCGCTACCCCTCGGTCGTCGACACCGACGGCGAGTTGTGGGCCGCCCTGGAGGTCCCGCTCGCCATCCCGACCAGCTACGTCCTGCGCGCCGACGGGTCGCTGCGGCGGGTGGACCCGGTCGTGCTACGCACCCCCGACGAAGTGGCGCAGGCCGTGCGGAGCAACCTCGCCGCCCCCTGA